One Candidatus Acididesulfobacter guangdongensis genomic window carries:
- a CDS encoding ParB/RepB/Spo0J family partition protein — protein sequence MELKRPSGQTVSDILGKDMETLARELNEQGVANEIKFNGVELNINEIVIKDRKRQADNEKVSEIMESVKEIGLLNPISVNKTDEGYVLVAGLHRLTAYKRLGYNRIQAVIVNMDNIHSELAEIDENLVRAELHYLDRAEMLKRRQEIYEKLHPDFAKSEKVKKNLKQFRSTENETVSFSDKGSNDADLNGEKNDGNFVSNTAKKTGLSERSVQQDLQLAKNLDEGVKKQIKDKKISKGDALKIAREKKENQKKAIQDLTEKQNQRTPEYEQIRNLIPGETTKALVDDFYGQTPKTEDQEIGQKLEFNETKEDSLEIIELVKKFDNVLSVKISFQTNGFGKDEITIQAETKTLIDIMHGLKKKFNLN from the coding sequence ATGGAATTAAAGAGACCATCCGGTCAAACAGTATCAGATATACTCGGCAAGGATATGGAGACGCTAGCTAGGGAATTAAATGAGCAGGGCGTCGCTAATGAAATTAAATTCAATGGCGTTGAACTTAATATTAACGAGATAGTCATAAAAGACAGAAAAAGACAGGCAGACAATGAAAAAGTAAGTGAAATTATGGAAAGCGTTAAAGAAATAGGACTTTTAAATCCTATTTCGGTAAATAAGACCGATGAGGGCTATGTTTTAGTAGCCGGCCTGCATAGATTGACGGCATATAAACGTCTTGGATATAACAGAATTCAAGCTGTTATAGTGAATATGGACAATATCCATTCTGAACTTGCAGAAATAGACGAAAATCTCGTAAGAGCTGAACTTCATTATCTTGACAGGGCTGAAATGCTTAAAAGGCGACAAGAAATCTATGAGAAATTACATCCAGATTTTGCTAAATCCGAGAAGGTTAAAAAGAATTTAAAACAATTTCGCTCCACCGAAAACGAAACTGTTTCGTTTTCGGACAAAGGCAGTAATGACGCTGATTTGAATGGTGAAAAAAATGACGGAAATTTTGTATCCAACACGGCCAAAAAAACCGGTTTATCAGAGAGAAGTGTTCAACAGGATTTGCAACTTGCTAAAAATCTTGATGAAGGAGTTAAAAAGCAGATAAAAGATAAAAAAATATCTAAAGGCGATGCTTTAAAAATCGCCCGCGAGAAAAAAGAAAACCAGAAGAAAGCTATTCAAGACTTGACCGAAAAACAAAATCAGAGAACTCCCGAATACGAGCAGATAAGAAACCTGATACCCGGGGAAACTACAAAAGCTCTTGTAGACGACTTCTACGGTCAAACCCCGAAGACCGAAGACCAAGAAATAGGGCAAAAATTAGAGTTTAACGAAACCAAAGAAGACAGTCTTGAAATAATCGAGTTAGTAAAAAAGTTCGATAATGTTTTATCCGTAAAGATTTCATTCCAGACAAACGGTTTCGGCAAAGATGAAATCACGATACAAGCTGAGACAAAAACGCTAATCGATATAATGCACGGACTTAAAAAGAAATTTAATTTAAATTAA
- a CDS encoding ParA family protein — MMKIISVQNSKGGVGKTTLAINIAKYLSMGCNNKTVLYDADPQRTAYDWSCIKQDKSFDVIPIDNPKLLESSIKKNDYNYVVIDNPPAMSQFFITSIKLANYLVVPVASSAFDIWGLSSLIDTINMISKDFSIIFVHNKIIRNALIGSEIKEALLKIEINKKNSVHDVLFRQSYPRSSLLGETVFDTDDSHAQAEIEFIVDEILK, encoded by the coding sequence ATGATGAAGATTATTTCAGTTCAAAATTCAAAAGGCGGCGTCGGCAAGACCACATTAGCGATTAATATCGCAAAATATTTATCTATGGGTTGTAATAATAAAACAGTTCTTTACGACGCAGATCCGCAACGTACTGCGTATGATTGGAGTTGTATAAAACAAGATAAATCATTTGATGTTATACCAATAGATAATCCTAAACTGCTTGAATCTTCAATAAAAAAAAACGATTACAATTATGTCGTGATAGATAATCCGCCAGCAATGAGCCAATTTTTTATAACAAGTATCAAGCTTGCAAATTATCTTGTAGTACCTGTAGCTAGCTCCGCCTTCGACATTTGGGGTTTATCAAGTTTAATAGATACTATAAATATGATTTCAAAAGATTTCAGCATAATTTTCGTTCACAACAAAATTATCAGAAATGCATTGATAGGAAGCGAAATTAAAGAAGCTCTTCTTAAAATAGAAATAAACAAAAAAAATTCAGTTCACGATGTTTTGTTTAGGCAGAGCTATCCAAGGTCGTCGCTCTTAGGCGAAACGGTTTTTGATACGGACGATAGCCATGCACAAGCTGAAATAGAATTTATAGTTGATGAAATATTGAAATAA
- a CDS encoding HD family hydrolase, translating into MANQTVLPWIQTYTGKKFDFLNPDADSVCIEDIAHALSNICRYTGHTKEFYSVAQHSVLAVNNVPDEDSLAALLHDATESYLTDISKPLKTLLPQYRKLEYKVYKVITEKFGLPDKLPDSVKEADLRLLATEKRDLLIGEPDEWTIIKTVKPYPEKIEPWNPKKSETIFLDLYTDIISYYDDGDLNKL; encoded by the coding sequence ATGGCAAATCAAACCGTTTTACCGTGGATACAAACTTATACCGGCAAGAAATTTGATTTTCTTAATCCTGATGCCGATTCTGTCTGTATCGAAGACATAGCGCACGCTTTGTCTAATATTTGTCGATATACAGGACATACTAAAGAGTTTTATTCAGTAGCGCAACATAGCGTATTAGCGGTAAATAACGTACCTGACGAAGATAGTCTTGCGGCTCTTTTGCATGATGCCACGGAATCTTATCTCACTGATATATCAAAACCGTTAAAAACATTGTTGCCTCAGTATCGCAAATTAGAATATAAAGTATATAAGGTTATAACCGAAAAGTTCGGCTTGCCGGACAAATTACCAGATTCGGTTAAAGAAGCGGATTTACGGCTTTTAGCAACCGAGAAGAGAGATTTACTTATAGGCGAACCTGATGAATGGACAATAATTAAAACCGTAAAACCTTATCCTGAAAAAATAGAGCCGTGGAATCCTAAAAAGTCAGAAACAATATTTTTAGATTTATATACCGATATTATAAGTTATTACGATGACGGAGATTTAAATAAATTATGA
- a CDS encoding DNA adenine methylase, with protein sequence MKAQKLTPFGYFGGKYFMIDNLIPLFPSHKTYVEVFGGSGTILINKSPSKVEVYNDIDGELYNFFKVIADRKLFKKFQEKISLLPYSRECYYEYRDIQTDKIDKAERAVRFYYLIKSTRHSTCKYTGWKFSVEANMPKRIKSIDKLSLIHKRFSEVYIDNLDFRKLIANWDRTDTFFYLDPPYVASSRKSGGYMFEMTDKDHNDLIDILSNIKGKWLLSGYDNDIYNDRLSGFYRQDFNCFANSLRYRNKDNCPARTETVWANYDLSEQGQNLSLFTEA encoded by the coding sequence ATGAAAGCTCAAAAACTAACCCCATTTGGCTACTTCGGCGGAAAATATTTTATGATAGACAACCTTATACCGTTATTTCCAAGCCATAAAACCTATGTCGAAGTCTTCGGCGGGTCAGGAACTATATTAATAAATAAAAGCCCGTCTAAAGTAGAAGTCTATAACGATATTGACGGCGAACTCTATAACTTTTTTAAGGTTATAGCGGACAGAAAACTTTTTAAGAAATTTCAGGAAAAAATAAGCTTATTGCCGTATTCACGCGAATGCTATTACGAATACCGCGATATACAGACAGATAAAATTGATAAAGCAGAAAGAGCCGTAAGATTTTATTATTTGATTAAATCGACGCGACATTCTACTTGCAAATATACCGGCTGGAAATTTTCTGTTGAAGCTAATATGCCGAAAAGAATTAAAAGCATAGATAAATTAAGCCTGATACATAAAAGGTTTTCTGAAGTTTATATCGACAACTTGGATTTTAGAAAACTAATCGCAAACTGGGACAGGACTGATACGTTTTTCTATCTTGACCCGCCCTACGTAGCAAGTTCACGCAAATCAGGCGGATATATGTTCGAGATGACCGATAAAGACCATAACGACCTTATAGATATTCTTTCGAATATCAAAGGTAAGTGGCTTTTGAGCGGATATGACAACGATATTTATAATGACAGGCTTTCAGGCTTTTACAGGCAGGATTTTAATTGTTTTGCTAATAGCTTGAGATACAGAAATAAAGATAATTGTCCGGCGCGGACGGAAACAGTCTGGGCTAATTACGATTTAAGCGAGCAAGGGCAAAACCTTTCGCTTTTTACGGAGGCGTAA
- a CDS encoding DUF1828 domain-containing protein gives MKKLRIKRKTKMFNSFPTHLSHNPYIIALVLIVFVASIIIAVIIRPIANLEKDDETSQDYIATKDGYIKKVIIDKGDYIIDFDISFNNGVYRINDHGSTYEHVTITENEFKNSIDDILKKYDISFKNQELFTDVENPDMLKEKENNFIKALRAIYEKIL, from the coding sequence ATGAAGAAATTAAGAATAAAGAGGAAAACAAAAATGTTTAATTCTTTTCCAACTCATTTATCACATAATCCATATATTATCGCATTGGTTTTAATAGTATTTGTAGCGTCTATTATTATAGCGGTAATAATAAGACCTATTGCAAATTTAGAAAAAGATGATGAAACTTCACAAGATTATATTGCAACAAAAGATGGATATATAAAGAAAGTTATTATTGATAAAGGCGACTATATTATAGATTTTGATATATCTTTTAATAATGGTGTTTATCGCATAAATGATCACGGTTCGACTTATGAGCATGTCACTATAACTGAAAATGAATTTAAGAATAGCATAGACGACATTCTTAAAAAATACGATATTAGCTTTAAAAACCAAGAGTTGTTCACAGATGTCGAAAATCCAGATATGCTTAAAGAAAAAGAAAATAATTTTATAAAAGCTTTAAGAGCGATTTATGAAAAAATACTATAA
- a CDS encoding DUF1828 domain-containing protein, whose translation MFLKYRKKPLIVKAIQWNGDIEYLRNAFNQLTEDEIRIWNYVQINEDKKTVLISNLKGEATVSVGDWIIIGGDGEVYSCEDSIFRDTYDDIFINKKIVVSELLNKHNDEISFYVTFLEKAFLMGDDRDTEIIDDAYLISDDNNTLFDINPDLKEPTKEIATILKKYGLSFENGEIFVYATKDELESKKEDFVKALTEINLL comes from the coding sequence ATGTTTTTAAAATATCGTAAAAAACCACTTATAGTTAAAGCAATACAATGGAATGGTGATATTGAATATTTAAGAAATGCTTTTAATCAACTAACAGAAGACGAAATAAGAATTTGGAATTATGTGCAAATTAATGAAGACAAAAAAACTGTTTTGATTAGTAATCTTAAAGGCGAAGCAACAGTTAGTGTAGGCGATTGGATTATTATCGGCGGAGACGGCGAAGTTTATTCTTGCGAAGATTCAATATTTAGAGACACTTATGACGATATTTTTATAAACAAGAAGATTGTTGTTAGCGAATTATTAAATAAACATAATGATGAGATTAGTTTTTATGTAACTTTTTTAGAAAAGGCTTTTTTAATGGGAGATGACAGAGATACAGAAATTATAGACGATGCGTATTTAATATCTGATGATAATAATACTCTCTTTGATATTAACCCAGACTTAAAAGAGCCTACTAAGGAAATAGCTACAATTCTTAAAAAATACGGATTAAGCTTTGAAAACGGCGAAATATTTGTATATGCGACAAAAGACGAGCTTGAAAGCAAAAAAGAAGACTTTGTAAAAGCTTTAACGGAGATAAATTTATTATGA
- a CDS encoding DUF4343 domain-containing protein: protein MFWRIHKAIFKNRLNETVKILSDMSDEIQTIKGGMSFTPLPNTFNKNKPSFAVTTIQDANMLIKKGAGIRICYDNQNYNVSTWISYLRELSVVNSDCYFLPLSLVIRLCPDRFPIFIKPDSGSKLFTGFVANTIDDILSHPDISFYLINAPETMCMINKAYRMPDIEWRLWIVDRKIAGYSPYSWKKNIALSEPSKKIIELAEKVANTEWQPDMIYTVDIVDGIDGIYNLPKIIEINAGSTSGFYNADLNKILLDIRNSIISGF, encoded by the coding sequence ATGTTCTGGCGAATACATAAAGCTATTTTTAAAAATAGACTTAACGAGACGGTTAAAATTTTATCGGATATGAGCGATGAAATTCAAACGATAAAGGGCGGAATGTCGTTTACACCTTTGCCTAATACTTTTAATAAAAATAAGCCGTCATTTGCTGTTACTACTATTCAGGACGCTAATATGTTAATAAAAAAAGGTGCGGGAATCCGTATTTGCTATGATAACCAAAATTATAATGTTTCAACTTGGATTTCTTATTTGCGGGAGCTTAGCGTCGTTAATAGCGATTGTTATTTCTTGCCGTTAAGTTTAGTAATTCGTCTCTGTCCAGACAGGTTTCCTATTTTTATAAAACCGGATAGCGGAAGTAAATTATTTACCGGTTTTGTCGCAAACACGATAGACGATATATTATCGCATCCTGATATATCTTTTTATCTTATAAACGCGCCTGAAACGATGTGTATGATTAATAAGGCTTATCGGATGCCTGATATAGAATGGAGACTATGGATAGTCGATAGAAAAATTGCAGGATATTCGCCGTATTCGTGGAAAAAAAATATAGCGTTATCTGAGCCGTCTAAAAAGATAATAGAATTAGCCGAAAAAGTAGCCAACACGGAATGGCAGCCGGATATGATATATACGGTAGATATAGTTGACGGAATTGACGGCATATATAATTTACCGAAAATAATAGAAATTAACGCAGGTTCGACGTCGGGATTTTATAATGCCGATTTAAATAAAATTTTGTTAGATATTAGAAATTCAATAATTTCAGGATTTTAA